The sequence ATTATCAGCCAATCGCAGGAATCTGCGCAAAAAGAAGTTGCCAATATCAACACCCTTTACAACAGCAGAATTGATGGATTACTGATTTCTTTATCCTATGAAACACAGTCGCTCGAACATCTGAGTATTCTTTTCAGAAAAGGTATTCCTGTGGTATTCTTTGACCGTGTTTGTGATCATCCTAAATGCAAAAGTGTGGTAATCAATAATTTCAAGGCGGGGTATGAGGCTACAGAACATCTGATAAATCAGGGCTGCAAACGAATTGTTCATTTGGGCGGGAGCATGTTACGGAATGTATATTCTGAACGTTACAAAGGGTATATACAGGCCCTGATGGACCATGGAATCAAACCCGATAAAAATCTGATTATTTACAGCGATCTGAGCCGACAGTCAGGAGAAGAAGTCGCCCGGCAGATGCTTGATTGGAAAAAACTTCCCGACGGAGTTTTTGCGGCCAATGACACCTCGGCTGTTTCATTGATTTGTGAACTAAAGAAGAACGGTGTAAAAATACCGGAGGAAGTTGCGGTAGTGGGTTTTAACAATGATCCTATTTCCAGTGTAGTTGAACCTCATCTTACGACGATCCATTATCCGGGACGTGAAATGGGCGAGATTGCAGCTGGTTCCCTCATTAACCTGCTCACTAACAGACAATCCGAAATTCTTAGCACCATTATTCTCAGCCATTCACTTATCATTCGGGAATCTTCTGCCAGATTGGGTAAATCTTCATCAAAATCTCAGTCTGAAGCAAGAAAAAAGGGAGCTTTGACCTCTGATTAGAAAAGGTTAAATCAGTTAACGCAAATCTTGAATTAAATGACCTTAGATCAATGGGAATTATTGCTTAAAGTAATTGCCGGGGAAAAACCTAAGGAAAAACTGATCGGATTTATTATTGACAGTCCCTGGATCCCTGGCTGGTACAAAGTATCCATACTGGATTACTACGTCAATCCTGAAGTCTGGTTTGAGGCCAATCGCAAAGTGGTACAGGATTTTTCCGAAGTATTATTTTTCCCTGGTTTCTGGTCAGAATTTGGTATGTGTACCGAACCATCAGCATTCGGAGCAAAGCTTATCTGGCCGGAAAATGATTTTCCATTCCCCGGAAAGATTCATGATGCGGAAAAGGGTTTTGGTTCACTTCTCAAACCGGATGTCAGGAAAGAAGGCTTGCTTCCTTTCGTCATCAAACGCCTGGTGCATAACCAGGAAAGAATCCGTGCTACAGGCCATGAGATTAAATTTGCCGTTTCACGGGGACCTCTCAATATTGCATCATTCCTCACAGGAACAACGGAATTCCTGATGGCAGTCACCATGACTCCTGAAGAAACGAGGAAAGGTCTCGATGTGATTACTGAATTCATCATCGACTGGATATCTTTTCAGATGGAAACCTTCCGGGAGATTGACGGAATCCTCATCCTGGACGATATCGTTGGATTTCTTGACGAGTATAATTTCAAGGAGTTTGCCTATCCTTATCTGAAAAAAATTTATGAAAGTTTCCCGGTAAAGGTAAAGTTTTTCCATAACGACGCTTATGGATTGATTTGTGCTCCCTATCTGCATGAAATGGGAATCAATCTGTTTAATTTCAGCCATGAACATGGATTGGACGAAATGAAAAAGCTGACACAAAATAAAGTTACCCTTCTGGGAAATATTCCGGGCCGGGATATTCTTGCTCATGGTTCGGCCGAAGAAATACGAAAACATGTAAGAGAAGCGGGTGCTTCAGTTGTTGATACAACAAGGATTATCTGGTCATGCGGTGGTGGGATGCCTCCTGATGTACCCACTGAAAACATTAGAGAATTTATTACAGCCGTCCGAGAACTGGGCTGACACCTGATCTGCCCGGCAAGAGTTTTTCCTGATTCTCTGCTTCTGGCAAAATCAAACTATCTTTGCCAACGGAGATACTGCTAAATTATTGCATGAATCTAAAAACTGAGAAGGAAGATACCTTGCGGCTTGAAATTACTTCGTATGCTTCCGAAGGAAAAGCCCTGGGACGATACGGAAATATTGTGGTGTTTGTAAAAGGAGCTGTTCCCGGTGATGTGGTTGATGTGAGCATTTTTCGCCGCAGAAAGAATTACTGGGAAGGTGTTATTGAAAAAGTCATTACTGAAAGCAGCTTTCGTACACAACCCTTTTGCCGCCATTTCGGAATATGCGGAGGTTGTACCTGGCAGAACCTGTCCTATGAAAAACAACTTCTTTTTAAAGAAACCCAGGTAAAGGAACAACTGGAACGGATCGGAAAAATAGATGATATACCCTTGCAACCCATCCTCAGGTCACCGGAAGCCCTTTTCTACCGAAACAAATTGGAATTTACCTTTCATCCTCTCCGGTGGCTTTATGACGACGAGATCGGGAAAGAGATTCCTTCATCCGGTTTACCCGCTCTGGGATTTCACGTTCCTGGAAAATTCGACAAAGTTCTGGACATCGAAGAATGTTTCCTTCAGCCGGAACCTTCAAATGCTATACGCAGAGCGGCAAAAGAGATTGCCCTGAAACTGAATATGGAGTTTTACGATCCGAAAAAACATGAGGGCTTACTGCGGACTCTTCTGATCCGGAACAATGCTTCAGGCGAATTTCTGGTGGCAGTGATGCTGAAACATGAGGATGAAGAACGCCGTACTGCCTTTCTCGATGAACTGTCCCAACGTTTTCCGCAGATTGTTTCCCTCTGGTATGTTATCAATCCCAAGCTCAACGATGCCTGGTCTGATCTGGATGTCATCCATTATAAAGGAAAGGAGTTTCTTACCGAACAGATGGAGGATCTTACATTCAGGATAGGTCCAAAATCTTTTTTTCAGACCAATACCCGTCAGGCACTGAACCTGTATCGCGTTGTCAGGGAATATGCAGGGCTTAAAGGATCAGAAACCGTTTATGATTTTTACACCGGTACCGGAACAATCGCTTTGTTTCTTTCGCGACAGGCCGGAAAGGTAGTTGGTCTGGAATATGTGAACGAAGCGGTGGAGGATGCAAAAATCAATGCGGCGGTTAACAACATTGAAAATACAGTGTTTTATGCCGGCGACATCAGAAGAATTTTTTCAGATGAATTTCTGCAAAAAGAGGGAAGGCCCGATGTGCTGATCATGGATCCACCGAGGAATGGTGTGCATGAGGATGTGCTCAGGGGAGTGCTGAAGGCCTCGCCGGAACGAATTGTTTATGTAAGCTGCAATCCCGCCACGCAGGCAAGAGATATTGCACTGCTGTCCTCATTGTACCGGCTTACGAAGGTTCAGCCGGTTGATATGTTTCCCCATACCATGCATGTTGAAAGTGTCGCTTTGCTGGAGAAAATAAATCAATGATATGAAATTTACCCGTGAAGACTATATACGGCGCATCATCGACAAGGAAGGCAAGATTCCTGATGATGAACCGGTTTTCCTTTTGCGTGCCCAGGATAAATACGCCCCTGCAACCTTACGTTATTATGCAAAATTACTGGAAGAGGACGGAAACAAGGAAATGGCCGAAGAGTTATACCGTCATGCCAGGGAAATGATTGTATGGCAGAAGTCGGTGAAAGTGAAGAAGCCCGATAAACCGCAGTAATTCTTCTTTCTGTCTGTTGCAGTTTTCGTAACTCATCGTTTGCGGGATGATCCCTGATTGGGGGGATCCAGCAGCCGCAATGGCATCCTTCGCTTTCGCTCCGGCTGCTTTTTTTATAGTCCTTCGTCCTCGTGCAAGCGAGCTTGCGTCGGACTCAGTCCTATAAAAAAATCCCGCTTTCAGCGGGAAATTGCGGCTGCGGAGAGAGAGGGATTCGAACCCTCGGTCCCGCGGAAGCGGGACAACGGTTTTCGAGACCGCCCCGTTCGGCCACTCCGGCATCTCTCCTGAGAGCTGCAAAGGTAAATTTTTTTCATGTTATCCCAAATGAATCGGATTATGGGAAATATCTTATTTTTACTGCTGACGAACTGAAAATTTTTCATCCTATCAACTAATATGATCAGCAAAAGTATTTTCCGGGTACCCTTTTTCCTCCTGATGCTCTTGCTTTGCTCCTGTTCCGGGCATAAACCTCCTACCACACCTGCCTTTGTTCAGTCATGGAAAGCATGGCAAAAGAACCGTATGGAACGCCTGAAAAGCGAAAACGGATGGCTGAACCTGGCTGGACTTTACTGGCTTCAGCAAGGGATCAATCCATTTGGAAGCGACAGTTCCTGTGCATTGGTTTTCCCGCCTTCGGCCCCTCCGGTAGCAGGAAAATTTATCAGAAAAGATTCACTGGTCACCCTGGAAGTCCATCCCGGTGTCGTCATTGAATCGGAAGGCAAACAGGTCCGGTCTGTTGTTCTTGAGTCTGATGCTACCGGACATCCGACTGCTCTCAGAATGGGATCTCTGGTATTTTACCTCATAAAAAGGGACACGCTTCTGGGCATAAGGTTGCGCGATTTGAACAGCCCTCTTTCTTCTTCACTCGATTCAATTCCCTGTTATCCTCCTGACAGCGCATGGAAAATAACAGCACAATTCCATCCTTTTGAAAAACCCCAAAAAATGTATGTGCATACGGTAATCGGAACGCTTGAAGAATATACTGTACCGGGTAAGCTGATATTTGAACTGGAGGGGCGAAAGCAGACCCTTCTCCCATTCAAGGAAGGGCAGGGGTTTTTTATCATTTTTGGCGATGGAACCAGTGCCGTAGAAACATACGGGGCGGGAAGGTTCCTTCAGGCCGACGAACCCGACTTAACCGGAAAGGTTGTTCTTGATTTCAACCGGGCATACAATCCTCCCTGTGCTTTTACACCCTATGCTACATGTCCCTTGCCCCCGAAAGAAAATCTGTTATCGGTAAAAATTACTGCAGGTGAAAAAGATCCTCATGTATATGCGCATTAGTATCAGCTTTCTGTTTGTGCTTCTGCTACTGGCCGGATGTTCCTCTTCCGGCCACAGGTATTATTTTAGTCCGGCAAACGGCGATGACCGGAATGACGGGTTGTCGGAGCAAAATCCTTTTCGCACGCTCAGCCGGGCGCGAACACTCTGTCTGAAGCCGGGGGATGCGATTCTTCTGGCCGCAGGGGAGGTATTTAATGATAGTCTGATCCTGGAAAACCTAAATGGCCGGCCGGGAAATGAAATCGCGATATCTTCCTATGGCGGGGGGAGAGCTATAATTATGGCAGATAAAGGTACTGCAATTAAAATCAAAGGTGGTTCACATGTGGTGGTGAAGAATATCCGGGTAGAGGGTGCCGGTCGACTGAAAGGCAATGCAGGCAGTGGTGTGGATCTTTATGAGGTTCATTATACCGCAGTCGACAGCCTGGAAGCAGAGGGTTTTGGCTGGTGCGGCGTCCGGGTTACCGGGGGGAGCCATATCTCCATAACCCATGTGTATGCTCACGATAACGGATTTGCCGGTATCAATGTCGAGTCAGGAGGAAGAGACTGTGCAGGATTGCCGTGTTCCGGAACAAAATCGGTGTACGATGTGTACATTGGATATTGTACCGCTGAAAATAATCCCGGATCACCCATGGTGCTGAACAATCACAGCGGAAACGGAATTCTTCTGGGAGGAGTTACCCGCGGGGTGATTGAATATTGCGAAGCCATGAACAACGGATGGGATATGCCCCGCGAAGGAAACGGCCCGGTGGGAATATGGACCTATATGAGCGACAGCATCGTAATTCAGTATTGCTACTCTCACCACAATAAGACCTCTCCCACTGGTGCCGACGGAGGCGGATTTGACCTCGACGGAGGGGTTACCAATTCCGTAGTCCGGTGGAACCTTTCGGCCTTCAATGAAGGAGGCGGCTATGGCCTTTTCCAGTATGCCGGTGCCACTGAATGGAACAACAATACGATTTACTGCAATATAAGTTACCTCGATGGAAAGAAAAACGGGAAAGCCGGAGTCTTTGTCTGGTGCGACCCCTATGCTGTTCCCATGGGGACTGCTTATATTTTCAACAATACCGTTATCAATGATGCCGGATATGGCTGTAATTTTCAGCCAGGAAGCTACCGCGGCATGCTGTTCTATAACAACATCTTCCTTGTGGGTAGCGGGGAAAAAAGGATGGCCGGAGGGGATTCGCTTACATCGACGTTTCGTCATAACCTCTACTGGTCGCAATGGCATCAGAGCCGCAATCTCCTCCAGCCTGATGCCTCATTTGACAGGGAAGCACTGATTGCTGATCCGTTGCTGAACCTTCCTCCGCAGGGCGATAGTCTGAAAATGGATGTCAGGTTTCTGAAAGAGATTGCCTGGTTCCGACCGGCACCCGGCTCTCCGGTATGCAATGCCGGCGTTAACCTTCCCGGTCCCTTTCCTGATTTCACAGGATCCGTGCCGGCTATTGGCACCAAGCCTTCCCTTGGGGCATTCCTTTGCAAAACAAAAGAATAATTGCTATGAAACCCATATGTTTTGCAAGCTCGAACACAGTGGTAATAAAATGACGAACATGTGGATTCCATCATACCATTGAAAATCAATTTTATTATGATGAAACGACTCAGAATCTGGCATGTAGGCAACTGGTGCTTTCACACCGGTCAAACCTACATTGAATCTCCTTTTTTTCATTCAACAAAAGGAGTTGAATTTCTGAACTATGCAAAAAATTTTGTTGAGGCATTGAAAAAGATTCCCGGCGCAGAGGTTATATCGGAACCGTCATGGAACCTGTATAATATGTCGCCCGAACAATTTGACGAACGACTGCGATGGGCTACCACCATTGTATTTGGTGATGTCGAAACCAAATGCCTGCATCTTCATCCCGATTTTTTCAACAGAAACAAATGGGATAAATATGTAACCTTTCCTGACCGCTTTGTTTTACTGAAAGACTGGGTGAATAACGGAGGGCATTTTCATATGCTGGGTGGCTGGAATTCATTCAGCGGCGAGATGGGCAAAGGCGGATGGGGCAGGAGCCTGTTTCACAATGTCTTGCCTGTTGTTTGCCTGCAGGGTGACGATCTGATCGAATCAACGGCCAGTTTCCCTGTCCGTGCGCCTCATCCCGGTCATCCGGTTATTGAAGGAATTCCCTTTGATGAAATCCCTCCCATTCTTGGTTTCAATGAAACTTCACTCAGGCCGGGAGCCGATTGCATTCTGGAAATTGGCTATGACGGAAAATGGTATCCTCTGCTGGCAGCTCAGCGATTCGGAAAGGGAAAAGCTTCTGCTTTTACCACCAGTGCTTCTCCCCACTGGGGCATTAACCTCCAGCGCTGGGAGAAATATGACAAGCTGTGGCTGCAACTTTTTACCAGATTATTTGAAGAGTAACAGTTGCCATTCTATAAAATTCTTTCAATACACTGACGCAATTTTATAAAAATACGTCAGTTTAATGAAGGAATTACATAAAAATCCTTCAATATATTGAAGGATTTTTATGTTTTTCTGTCATTACTGCTTCCTGTAAGGAAAGAATTCAAGCTCAAACTCAGCAGGAGCAGGAAGCACCCTGTACTGGTTGAGAACCGATACAGCAGTACATCCCACACCGCTGGTCGCATAATCAATGTTCAGCGTGAACCCGTCCTGGCGGACCAATTGGTAAGGATAGGCGGCACGTGTGAGGTTTTCGGTAGTGTATGGATACACATTGAAATTGAACAGGCTTTTCCCTTGTATTCTTATACCGTATCCGTCGGGACTTTCCAGGGTAAGCCAGCGTACGTCGCATCGCAGGCCATGATCCTGAGGAATAAGGTAGGGTTCTTCCATGTCTTCCGTTGTACAGGAATAAACTCCGGTTTTTGCACCGCTTTTTCTGTCGGGGTAGTTCTCAAAGGGTCCTCGACCGTACCAGCTTACTTTATAGAGACTTCCGGAAACTACCGACTGTATTCCCATCCTTTGAATCCACTGGGGCATGATACCCTGCGGAATGACCCTGTGCCTCAGTCTGATCAGCCCGTTGCCATAGATGGTCCAGGAAAAGGTGTTGTCGAAGGCGGTGGTAAAATCATTTCCTTCTGAATGGGAGACGACGGTTACGGTTACGGAACCGTCGGCATTGGTTTTCCAGGTAATTTTTTCAGGATATGACTGCAGGTGATCCAGACCAAGGGATCTCCATGCATTGGCGGCATCGATTCCCATGCCGGGTTTGGTATCCGTAAGATGTGCTTTCCAGATGGTCCAGGCATCTTTCTCATTGGCCAGGGGAGCACGCCATACGTTCAGCCCGAAACCGTTTCGCAGATATTCTTTTCCGTCGTATAATATCGATTCAAGAATTCCTGTCTGCCGGTTGAAAGCACAGGAAAAATTACTTCCGAGCACCTGTATCCTGCCTGAATCAACCTCAACTTTCACTTTTCCGTTCAGCACGGCCGGAGTTTCCTGCGGAACATGCCAGGGTAGTTCGGCTTCATCCCATGCAACTTCATGGCCGGCTTTTGCCCAGATCTGGTCTTTTTTCAGGAGAAAACGGATGCGAACCCTGTATTCACAGCCGGGTTTCAGTTCAGGTTTGGCCAGCGGAAGGGAGAAGGTATCCCTTTTCTGTGGCGGTACATTCAAAGGAAGCATGCCTCCGGCAAGCATAGCACCATCTTCCCATAATTCCCAGCGGGTTTCAAGTTCGCTCAGCGGGGTGAAAAGGTACCGGTTCCATACTTCAAAGCGGAGAGCATCCTGATCAACCAGTTTTACGGAAACCGGCTGGGCACTTTTCTTCACCTGCCAGAGCTCAGGCTGTGGTGTTCGGTCGGGCCACACCAGTCCGTATGTTCGGCCTCCTATGCCGGTGCTGAAAAAATCACCGGCCTGAATTTCCTTTTCAAAGTCAAGCCACAGCAAAGCGTCCTTTTTCAGGTTGCTCACCGAGGAGAGTTCCTTTTCGCTCAGCGCCCGGTTGAAGATGCCGGCTTCATCAAAGGTGGCGTTGTTTGTTGACCCGGGGTATTCCTGCCCGTCAATTTCGGCATCCCGGCCCAGATTCACCGGGAAAGGTTTATTGGCAACAGGGCCTGAACAGGCTTTTCTGCCGGCCAGGAACCCGTCGACGTAAAGAAGCATTTCCGAACCGGTATAAACGCCGGCAATCTGATGCCATTTCTCTTCCCATGGACGGGGAACCGGCACCTTCAATACATGTTTTCCGGAGGTAGTAAGGTAAAAGGCCAGAGAGTCGGGTTCAGACTGAATGATGCCATATTGCCAGGAGCCTTTGGTGAGGAAATGCCCGTCACCGTTCCATTTTCCCGGTTTAACCCGGAGCGTTAAAGTAAGTTCATTTCCTGA is a genomic window of Bacteroidales bacterium containing:
- a CDS encoding right-handed parallel beta-helix repeat-containing protein; its protein translation is MKKILMYMRISISFLFVLLLLAGCSSSGHRYYFSPANGDDRNDGLSEQNPFRTLSRARTLCLKPGDAILLAAGEVFNDSLILENLNGRPGNEIAISSYGGGRAIIMADKGTAIKIKGGSHVVVKNIRVEGAGRLKGNAGSGVDLYEVHYTAVDSLEAEGFGWCGVRVTGGSHISITHVYAHDNGFAGINVESGGRDCAGLPCSGTKSVYDVYIGYCTAENNPGSPMVLNNHSGNGILLGGVTRGVIEYCEAMNNGWDMPREGNGPVGIWTYMSDSIVIQYCYSHHNKTSPTGADGGGFDLDGGVTNSVVRWNLSAFNEGGGYGLFQYAGATEWNNNTIYCNISYLDGKKNGKAGVFVWCDPYAVPMGTAYIFNNTVINDAGYGCNFQPGSYRGMLFYNNIFLVGSGEKRMAGGDSLTSTFRHNLYWSQWHQSRNLLQPDASFDREALIADPLLNLPPQGDSLKMDVRFLKEIAWFRPAPGSPVCNAGVNLPGPFPDFTGSVPAIGTKPSLGAFLCKTKE
- a CDS encoding LacI family transcriptional regulator → MTTGKDVTIYDIAEELGISASTVSRALKDHPHVKPELKKKILAIAKRLGYQQNKFASNLRQRRTHTIGVVIPRLDSYFMSTVISGMEKVANQAGYQLIISQSQESAQKEVANINTLYNSRIDGLLISLSYETQSLEHLSILFRKGIPVVFFDRVCDHPKCKSVVINNFKAGYEATEHLINQGCKRIVHLGGSMLRNVYSERYKGYIQALMDHGIKPDKNLIIYSDLSRQSGEEVARQMLDWKKLPDGVFAANDTSAVSLICELKKNGVKIPEEVAVVGFNNDPISSVVEPHLTTIHYPGREMGEIAAGSLINLLTNRQSEILSTIILSHSLIIRESSARLGKSSSKSQSEARKKGALTSD
- a CDS encoding DUF1684 domain-containing protein, with translation MISKSIFRVPFFLLMLLLCSCSGHKPPTTPAFVQSWKAWQKNRMERLKSENGWLNLAGLYWLQQGINPFGSDSSCALVFPPSAPPVAGKFIRKDSLVTLEVHPGVVIESEGKQVRSVVLESDATGHPTALRMGSLVFYLIKRDTLLGIRLRDLNSPLSSSLDSIPCYPPDSAWKITAQFHPFEKPQKMYVHTVIGTLEEYTVPGKLIFELEGRKQTLLPFKEGQGFFIIFGDGTSAVETYGAGRFLQADEPDLTGKVVLDFNRAYNPPCAFTPYATCPLPPKENLLSVKITAGEKDPHVYAH
- the rlmD gene encoding 23S rRNA (uracil(1939)-C(5))-methyltransferase RlmD, yielding MNLKTEKEDTLRLEITSYASEGKALGRYGNIVVFVKGAVPGDVVDVSIFRRRKNYWEGVIEKVITESSFRTQPFCRHFGICGGCTWQNLSYEKQLLFKETQVKEQLERIGKIDDIPLQPILRSPEALFYRNKLEFTFHPLRWLYDDEIGKEIPSSGLPALGFHVPGKFDKVLDIEECFLQPEPSNAIRRAAKEIALKLNMEFYDPKKHEGLLRTLLIRNNASGEFLVAVMLKHEDEERRTAFLDELSQRFPQIVSLWYVINPKLNDAWSDLDVIHYKGKEFLTEQMEDLTFRIGPKSFFQTNTRQALNLYRVVREYAGLKGSETVYDFYTGTGTIALFLSRQAGKVVGLEYVNEAVEDAKINAAVNNIENTVFYAGDIRRIFSDEFLQKEGRPDVLIMDPPRNGVHEDVLRGVLKASPERIVYVSCNPATQARDIALLSSLYRLTKVQPVDMFPHTMHVESVALLEKINQ
- a CDS encoding uroporphyrinogen decarboxylase, which gives rise to MTLDQWELLLKVIAGEKPKEKLIGFIIDSPWIPGWYKVSILDYYVNPEVWFEANRKVVQDFSEVLFFPGFWSEFGMCTEPSAFGAKLIWPENDFPFPGKIHDAEKGFGSLLKPDVRKEGLLPFVIKRLVHNQERIRATGHEIKFAVSRGPLNIASFLTGTTEFLMAVTMTPEETRKGLDVITEFIIDWISFQMETFREIDGILILDDIVGFLDEYNFKEFAYPYLKKIYESFPVKVKFFHNDAYGLICAPYLHEMGINLFNFSHEHGLDEMKKLTQNKVTLLGNIPGRDILAHGSAEEIRKHVREAGASVVDTTRIIWSCGGGMPPDVPTENIREFITAVRELG